Proteins from a single region of Nocardioides anomalus:
- a CDS encoding DLW-39 family protein has translation MKKLLLIALAAAGAVIAKKKLDEGKAEQALWAEATDAVKRS, from the coding sequence GTGAAGAAGCTGCTCCTCATCGCCCTCGCCGCCGCCGGCGCGGTGATCGCGAAGAAGAAGCTCGACGAGGGCAAGGCCGAGCAGGCCCTCTGGGCCGAGGCCACCGACGCGGTCAAGCGCAGCTGA
- a CDS encoding DUF3566 domain-containing protein, with amino-acid sequence MADRPSNTGREDTVALPRTPQQRPPQNGSGNGRVLPPMPAGEDAAGESAPSAAPPAAPATPANGTRNGSAAPAPAKKAAPARTPRPVTKKTARPAAKKAAPRPTAPAAAPAAAAQSVAQPSPATQATPAVRTAEPVRPAAAPPPVVAAPAPAVPQEKAKPARTAKPAKPTREQKRAAAAAAAPQAGRRARLRVTRVDPWSVMKTSFLLSIALGIVIVVSVLMVWTVLGAADVWNSINQTVQDVVGGQDASTFDIEDYLGTRRVVGFTMIVAAVDVVLVTAICTLGAFLYNMSASLLGGVEVTLAEDN; translated from the coding sequence ATGGCTGATCGCCCGAGCAACACCGGCCGTGAGGACACGGTCGCGTTGCCACGGACCCCCCAGCAGCGTCCGCCCCAGAACGGGTCCGGCAACGGCCGGGTCCTCCCGCCGATGCCGGCCGGCGAGGACGCCGCGGGGGAGTCCGCTCCCTCGGCGGCACCGCCGGCGGCTCCCGCGACCCCGGCCAACGGCACCCGCAACGGCTCGGCCGCCCCGGCGCCGGCCAAGAAGGCGGCTCCGGCCCGGACCCCGCGTCCGGTGACCAAGAAGACCGCCCGACCCGCGGCCAAGAAGGCAGCGCCTCGTCCGACTGCTCCCGCGGCTGCTCCGGCTGCGGCCGCCCAGTCCGTGGCGCAGCCCAGCCCGGCCACCCAGGCGACGCCCGCCGTGCGCACGGCCGAGCCGGTGCGCCCGGCCGCGGCGCCGCCGCCGGTCGTGGCCGCGCCCGCGCCCGCCGTACCCCAGGAGAAGGCGAAGCCGGCCAGGACCGCCAAGCCGGCCAAGCCGACCCGCGAGCAGAAGCGCGCCGCGGCCGCGGCCGCCGCCCCGCAGGCCGGACGTCGGGCCCGGCTCCGGGTGACCCGGGTCGACCCGTGGTCGGTGATGAAGACGTCGTTCCTGCTCTCCATCGCGCTCGGCATCGTCATCGTGGTCTCGGTCCTCATGGTCTGGACCGTGCTCGGCGCCGCCGACGTGTGGAACTCCATCAACCAGACCGTCCAGGACGTCGTCGGCGGCCAGGACGCCTCGACGTTCGACATCGAGGACTACCTCGGCACCCGACGCGTGGTCGGCTTCACGATGATCGTGGCCGCCGTGGACGTGGTGCTGGTGACCGCGATCTGCACCCTCGGGGCGTTCCTCTACAACATGTCGGCCTCGCTGCTCGGCGGCGTCGAGGTCACCCTGGCCGAGGACAACTGA
- a CDS encoding SigE family RNA polymerase sigma factor has product MDATPPPEPPDDPVTGHGFEEFVVATADRMMRTAVLLTGERHAAEDLVQATYAQVFSKWRRVRRADHPAAYTRTVLTRLFLAQQRRRRVDEVSWEGSADLAGSAQDPTLRLSLLEALATLPPADRTVLVLRYFHDVPVAEVARQLCLSEGACRTRASRALARLRLHFPDLAE; this is encoded by the coding sequence GTGGACGCGACGCCCCCGCCAGAACCACCCGACGACCCGGTGACCGGGCACGGGTTCGAGGAGTTCGTGGTGGCCACCGCGGACCGGATGATGCGCACGGCGGTGCTGCTCACCGGTGAGCGGCACGCGGCCGAGGACCTGGTGCAGGCGACCTACGCGCAGGTGTTCTCGAAGTGGCGCCGGGTGCGCCGCGCGGACCACCCGGCGGCGTACACCAGGACCGTGCTGACCCGGCTGTTCCTCGCCCAGCAACGGCGGCGCCGGGTCGACGAGGTCTCGTGGGAAGGCTCGGCGGATCTCGCCGGCTCAGCGCAGGACCCGACGCTGCGGCTCTCGCTCCTCGAGGCGCTGGCCACCCTGCCCCCAGCCGACCGGACGGTGCTGGTGCTCCGCTACTTCCACGACGTCCCGGTCGCCGAGGTCGCCCGTCAGCTCTGCCTCTCCGAGGGCGCCTGCCGGACGCGGGCGTCCCGAGCGCTCGCCCGTCTCCGGCTGCACTTCCCCGATCTGGCCGAGTGA
- a CDS encoding rhomboid family intramembrane serine protease: MSQTPLPETGVPTCYRHPGREAHIRCQRCGRVICPDCMRPAAVGFQCPECVKEGAKQTRAGRTAYGGLRPTDASITSGVIIAINVAVWLGVLATGGSGSRVLDWLVLRTQALCQTGPAAGLDASRSVCERGGGTYLPGVADGAYWELLTSAFTHVQVWHIGFNMLALWVLGPQLELAVGRMRFLALYFVSALAGSAMVLWFADEYTIGGTLGASGAIFGLMGALAVLALKVGGDVRGVLTWIGINFAFTFLLANISWQGHLGGFLAGSAIGAILVYAPRGPRRALVQWLGTGAVALIVVAAVLARLASLS; this comes from the coding sequence TTGAGCCAGACCCCTCTGCCCGAGACCGGGGTGCCGACCTGCTACCGGCACCCCGGTCGCGAGGCGCACATCCGCTGCCAGCGGTGCGGCCGCGTGATCTGCCCGGACTGCATGCGCCCGGCCGCCGTGGGCTTCCAGTGCCCCGAGTGCGTCAAGGAGGGCGCCAAGCAGACCCGCGCGGGTCGCACGGCGTACGGCGGGCTGCGGCCCACCGACGCCTCGATCACCTCCGGGGTGATCATCGCGATCAACGTCGCGGTCTGGCTCGGCGTGCTCGCCACCGGCGGCTCGGGCAGCCGGGTGCTGGACTGGCTGGTCCTGCGCACCCAGGCCCTGTGCCAGACCGGCCCGGCCGCCGGCCTCGACGCGAGCCGCTCGGTCTGTGAGCGCGGCGGCGGCACCTACCTGCCCGGCGTCGCCGACGGTGCGTACTGGGAGCTGCTCACCTCGGCCTTCACCCACGTCCAGGTCTGGCACATCGGGTTCAACATGCTCGCGCTCTGGGTGCTCGGCCCGCAGCTCGAGCTCGCCGTCGGGCGGATGCGCTTCCTCGCGCTCTACTTCGTCTCGGCGCTGGCCGGCTCCGCGATGGTGCTGTGGTTCGCCGACGAGTACACCATCGGCGGCACCCTCGGCGCCTCCGGCGCGATCTTCGGCCTCATGGGCGCCCTCGCGGTGCTGGCCCTCAAGGTCGGCGGCGACGTCCGCGGCGTGCTGACCTGGATCGGCATCAACTTCGCCTTCACCTTCCTGCTCGCCAACATCTCCTGGCAGGGCCACCTCGGCGGCTTCCTGGCCGGCTCCGCCATCGGCGCGATCCTGGTCTACGCCCCCCGCGGCCCGCGCCGCGCGCTGGTCCAGTGGCTGGGGACCGGGGCCGTGGCGCTCATCGTCGTGGCCGCCGTGCTGGCCCGGCTGGCCAGTCTGTCCTGA
- a CDS encoding cell division protein CrgA: protein MRLRTRDQQFLDPERGPVVTPRAVIALVLVVIGIAWIVYYYTGVRPDPNAFDKQGNPAGPSGPGFMGDLKKWNYVIGFGALFLGLAISAHPSTPLGRGRGVVVGMLGCFLLGLLWICSYYVLANDKLDSVPVFNDLGQYNLMVGIAFMAVGFTFATRWE, encoded by the coding sequence GTGCGACTCAGGACCCGTGACCAGCAGTTCCTCGACCCCGAGCGGGGTCCGGTCGTCACGCCGCGCGCCGTCATCGCGCTCGTGCTCGTCGTGATCGGCATCGCGTGGATCGTCTACTACTACACCGGCGTCCGCCCCGACCCGAACGCGTTCGACAAGCAGGGCAACCCCGCCGGCCCATCGGGCCCCGGCTTCATGGGGGACCTGAAGAAGTGGAACTACGTCATCGGCTTCGGTGCGCTCTTCCTCGGCCTGGCCATCTCGGCCCACCCCTCGACGCCGCTCGGCCGGGGCCGCGGCGTGGTCGTCGGCATGCTCGGCTGCTTCCTGCTCGGCCTGCTGTGGATCTGCAGCTACTACGTGCTGGCCAACGACAAGCTCGACAGCGTGCCGGTCTTCAACGACCTGGGCCAGTACAACCTCATGGTGGGCATCGCCTTCATGGCCGTCGGCTTCACCTTCGCCACGCGCTGGGAGTAG
- a CDS encoding 1-acyl-sn-glycerol-3-phosphate acyltransferase encodes MRRRARRLITAPAVLGVTVLLWVLLPLWLVAAAALSPLLPGRWRALRLLWIVILYATVDSLLLVIMFGYWLASGFGWKIRSSPYWEGLHYDLVQGAMWVLFREAKRVLKLDITTEGPTPDAYPGEPLLVCCRHAGPGDSFTLVHALMHWYDREPRVVLKDTLQWDPAIDVLLHRIPARYISPNPGEGEDLESQITALATGLDQDDAFVIFPEGGNFTAARRDRAIGRLRKLGLERMARRAEQMTHVLAPRPGGLLAALDAAPDADVVLVAHTGLDHVLTVADVWRELPMDKQIVMRWWRVPRAEIPTDRDDRIEWLFGWWERIDLWIEENRSAPSR; translated from the coding sequence GTGAGGCGCCGGGCCCGTCGGCTGATCACGGCGCCGGCGGTGCTCGGGGTGACGGTCCTGCTGTGGGTGCTGCTGCCGCTGTGGCTGGTCGCCGCCGCCGCGCTCTCGCCCCTGCTGCCGGGGCGGTGGCGGGCGCTGCGGCTGCTGTGGATCGTGATCCTCTACGCCACCGTCGACTCGCTGCTGCTGGTCATCATGTTCGGCTACTGGCTCGCGTCGGGGTTCGGCTGGAAGATCCGCTCATCGCCGTACTGGGAGGGGCTGCACTACGACCTGGTCCAGGGCGCGATGTGGGTGCTGTTCCGCGAGGCCAAGCGGGTGCTCAAGCTCGACATCACGACCGAGGGGCCGACGCCGGACGCCTACCCGGGTGAGCCGCTGCTCGTCTGCTGCCGGCACGCCGGGCCGGGGGACTCCTTCACGCTCGTGCACGCGCTCATGCACTGGTACGACCGCGAGCCGCGGGTCGTGCTCAAGGACACGCTGCAGTGGGACCCGGCCATCGACGTGCTGCTGCACCGCATCCCGGCGCGGTACATCTCACCCAACCCGGGCGAGGGCGAGGACCTGGAGTCGCAGATCACGGCGCTCGCCACCGGCCTGGACCAGGACGACGCGTTCGTGATCTTCCCCGAGGGCGGCAACTTCACCGCGGCCCGCCGCGACAGGGCCATCGGCCGGCTGCGCAAGCTGGGACTGGAACGGATGGCGCGCCGGGCCGAGCAGATGACCCACGTGCTCGCACCGCGGCCCGGCGGCCTGCTGGCCGCCCTCGACGCCGCACCGGACGCGGACGTCGTCCTGGTCGCGCACACCGGCCTGGACCACGTGCTGACCGTGGCCGACGTGTGGCGCGAGCTGCCGATGGACAAGCAGATCGTGATGCGCTGGTGGCGGGTGCCGCGCGCGGAGATCCCGACCGACCGCGACGACCGGATCGAGTGGCTCTTCGGCTGGTGGGAGCGGATCGACCTCTGGATCGAGGAGAACCGCTCCGCACCCAGCCGGTGA
- a CDS encoding patatin-like phospholipase family protein: protein MTTAFVLGGGGVLGAVEVGMLRALLERDLRPDLVLGTSIGAFNGALVASDPTLGVVGRLSDLWASAGTAREAGYGDRPLRTVRRAVSSGTHLWSAGPLRRRLADELGDVTFEELPVTFQVCAASIERAAEHWFTSGRVVDAVVASAAVPGLLPPAEIDGEHFLDGGIVNSVPLGRAVQLGATQVFVLQVGRLDRPLQPPKRPWEVARVSFEIARRHRFVRELAELPDGVECHVLPAKGTSAKDDTLLGSRDFSSVQRRIDATYDAARAYLDEAL from the coding sequence GTGACCACCGCCTTCGTCCTCGGCGGTGGTGGCGTCCTCGGGGCGGTCGAGGTCGGCATGCTCCGCGCGCTGCTCGAGCGCGACCTGCGCCCGGACCTGGTCCTCGGCACCAGCATCGGTGCGTTCAACGGTGCGCTGGTGGCCAGCGACCCCACCCTCGGGGTCGTGGGGCGGCTCAGCGACCTGTGGGCCTCGGCCGGCACGGCCCGCGAGGCGGGCTACGGCGACCGACCGCTGCGGACCGTGCGCCGAGCCGTCTCCTCGGGCACCCACCTGTGGTCGGCGGGGCCGTTGCGCCGGCGACTGGCCGACGAGCTCGGCGACGTGACCTTCGAGGAGCTGCCGGTCACCTTCCAGGTCTGCGCCGCCAGCATCGAGCGGGCGGCCGAGCACTGGTTCACCAGCGGTCGGGTCGTCGACGCGGTGGTGGCCAGCGCGGCGGTGCCCGGACTGCTGCCGCCGGCCGAGATCGACGGTGAGCACTTCCTGGACGGCGGCATCGTGAACTCGGTGCCGCTGGGTCGGGCGGTCCAGCTCGGCGCCACCCAGGTCTTCGTCCTCCAGGTCGGGCGCCTGGACCGGCCGCTCCAGCCGCCCAAGCGGCCGTGGGAGGTCGCCCGGGTCTCCTTCGAGATCGCCCGGCGGCACCGGTTCGTGCGCGAGCTGGCCGAGCTGCCCGACGGCGTCGAGTGCCACGTGCTCCCGGCCAAGGGCACGTCGGCCAAGGACGACACCCTGCTGGGCAGCCGCGACTTCTCCAGCGTGCAGAGACGCATCGACGCGACGTACGACGCGGCGCGGGCCTATCTCGACGAGGCCCTGTGA
- a CDS encoding sterol desaturase family protein: MTQADPQIEALAAQRLAADEERITGQARRRQSLTLSAAWREFWRHPSPWLISTFLVASVIARIAVGRGSWWELLVPVALIALFPVIEWVIHVAVLHWRPRTIGPLTVDSLLAREHRAHHADPRDLPLVFIPWRVLVWLLPTYVVVAWLVTPNSAWMLTLLVSVYGIKAGYEWTHYLVHSDHRPRSRWYRSVWRNHRLHHYKNEHYWFTVTSAGTADRLFGTYPADASAVPTSPTVKRLHDLEETRG; encoded by the coding sequence ATGACCCAGGCCGACCCCCAGATCGAGGCCCTCGCCGCCCAGCGGCTGGCCGCCGACGAGGAGCGCATCACCGGCCAGGCCCGCCGCCGCCAGTCGCTGACCCTCAGCGCCGCGTGGCGTGAGTTCTGGCGGCACCCGAGCCCCTGGCTGATCTCGACGTTCCTGGTCGCCTCGGTCATCGCCCGCATCGCCGTCGGCCGAGGCTCCTGGTGGGAGCTGCTCGTCCCCGTCGCCCTCATCGCGCTGTTCCCCGTCATCGAGTGGGTCATCCACGTCGCCGTCCTGCACTGGCGCCCGCGCACGATCGGCCCGCTGACCGTCGACTCGCTGCTGGCCCGCGAGCACCGCGCCCACCACGCCGACCCGCGCGACCTCCCGCTGGTCTTCATCCCCTGGCGGGTGCTGGTCTGGCTCCTCCCGACGTACGTCGTCGTCGCGTGGCTGGTCACCCCGAACAGCGCCTGGATGCTCACGCTGCTGGTGTCGGTCTACGGCATCAAGGCCGGCTACGAGTGGACGCACTACCTCGTGCACAGCGACCACCGCCCGCGCTCGCGGTGGTACCGCTCGGTCTGGCGCAACCACCGCCTGCACCACTACAAGAACGAGCACTACTGGTTCACCGTGACCAGCGCCGGCACCGCCGACCGCCTCTTCGGCACCTACCCGGCCGACGCCTCGGCGGTCCCCACGTCGCCGACGGTGAAGCGGCTGCACGACCTCGAGGAGACGCGCGGCTGA
- a CDS encoding SGNH/GDSL hydrolase family protein, with protein MNKTLLLAALTCLALLVPAAPVDASGGRATPPAPYSGTFIIGDSTLYRVAPKLRRLEPDWYVDQQRGRAVNALQRRMEAYLATHPTPANFVMALGTNRCHFPEWSYARLERAIDLLPPETNVFLVMVVRAGSYQRWKDVTLRLYNRYSRHLARVRPNTYTIDWRQTVLADPTLDPVTGVSSLLVDGTHQTGATHGQPPGPGVDTYLKLILDKYDAVNGQPRPSRLPAPPQPLLPSPA; from the coding sequence TTGAACAAGACCCTCCTCCTCGCCGCGCTGACCTGCCTGGCGCTCCTCGTCCCGGCCGCGCCGGTCGACGCCTCCGGTGGCCGCGCCACCCCGCCCGCGCCGTACTCCGGGACGTTCATCATCGGCGACTCCACGCTCTACCGCGTCGCGCCGAAGCTGCGCCGACTCGAGCCCGACTGGTACGTCGACCAGCAGCGCGGCCGCGCCGTCAACGCGCTGCAGCGGCGCATGGAGGCCTACCTCGCCACGCACCCGACGCCCGCCAACTTCGTCATGGCCCTCGGCACCAACCGCTGCCACTTCCCCGAGTGGAGCTACGCCCGCCTCGAGCGCGCCATCGACCTGCTCCCGCCCGAGACCAACGTCTTCCTGGTGATGGTCGTGCGCGCCGGCTCCTACCAGCGGTGGAAGGACGTCACGCTGCGCCTGTACAACCGCTATTCGCGCCACCTCGCGCGCGTGCGCCCGAACACCTACACCATCGACTGGCGCCAGACCGTCCTCGCCGACCCCACCCTCGACCCCGTCACCGGCGTCTCCTCCCTCCTCGTCGACGGCACCCACCAGACCGGCGCCACCCACGGCCAGCCCCCCGGCCCCGGCGTCGACACCTACCTGAAGCTCATCCTCGACAAGTACGACGCCGTCAACGGCCAGCCCCGGCCCTCGCGTTTACCCGCCCCGCCGCAGCCCTTGCTACCGTCTCCCGCGTGA
- a CDS encoding peptidylprolyl isomerase codes for MAEPQAILHTNRGDITLNLFPNHAPETVANFTGLASGEKSYDAGNGRSGPFYDGLTFHRVIDGFMIQGGCPLGTGTGGPGYTFKDEPHPELTFDKPYLLAMANAGPGTNGSQFFITVGTTPWLNFKHTIFGEVADQASRDVVDAIATTKTGAGDKPAEPVVIESVELVQAA; via the coding sequence ATGGCTGAGCCCCAGGCGATCCTCCACACCAACCGTGGGGACATCACCCTCAACCTGTTCCCGAACCACGCCCCGGAGACGGTGGCCAACTTCACCGGGCTGGCCTCGGGCGAGAAGTCCTACGACGCCGGCAACGGTCGCAGCGGCCCGTTCTACGACGGGCTCACCTTCCACCGCGTCATCGACGGCTTCATGATCCAGGGCGGCTGCCCGCTCGGCACCGGCACCGGTGGCCCGGGCTACACCTTCAAGGACGAGCCGCACCCCGAGCTGACCTTCGACAAGCCCTACCTGCTGGCCATGGCCAACGCGGGCCCGGGCACCAACGGCTCGCAGTTCTTCATCACCGTGGGCACGACCCCGTGGCTGAACTTCAAGCACACCATCTTCGGCGAGGTCGCCGACCAGGCCTCGCGCGACGTGGTCGACGCCATCGCGACGACCAAGACCGGCGCCGGCGACAAGCCCGCCGAGCCCGTGGTCATCGAGTCGGTCGAGCTCGTCCAGGCCGCCTGA
- a CDS encoding FadR/GntR family transcriptional regulator has protein sequence MPLQPVRRRSVPDEVFDQVLAEVVDGALGPGAALPSERRLAEVLGVSRPAVREALQRMAATRLVEVRHGGTTTVRDFRTAAGLDLLPRLLVRHGELDPQVARSVLEARLAVGPAVAALAAPRGGPALAAALHTLVDDLAATEDDVRRQELALAFWDQVVAAADSLVFQLMFNSLRAAYEPALEALAPLMAEEVGQVEAYRLLAAALGSGDAETARAAAERVLRPATESLLTALAALEEEPT, from the coding sequence GTGCCGCTGCAACCCGTCCGTCGCCGATCCGTGCCCGACGAGGTCTTCGACCAGGTCCTGGCCGAGGTGGTCGACGGCGCCCTCGGCCCCGGTGCGGCCCTGCCCAGCGAACGCCGCCTGGCCGAGGTGCTCGGCGTGAGCCGGCCCGCCGTGCGCGAGGCCCTGCAGCGCATGGCCGCGACCCGGCTGGTCGAGGTCCGCCACGGCGGCACCACGACGGTCCGCGACTTCCGGACGGCCGCCGGCCTGGACCTGCTCCCCCGCCTGCTGGTGCGCCACGGCGAGCTCGATCCCCAGGTCGCCCGCAGCGTGCTCGAGGCCCGGCTGGCCGTCGGGCCGGCGGTCGCGGCCCTCGCCGCCCCCCGCGGCGGCCCGGCGCTGGCCGCGGCCCTGCACACCCTGGTCGACGACCTGGCCGCGACCGAGGACGACGTACGCCGCCAGGAGCTGGCCCTGGCCTTCTGGGACCAGGTCGTCGCGGCGGCCGACTCGCTGGTCTTCCAGCTGATGTTCAACAGCCTGCGCGCGGCGTACGAGCCGGCGCTCGAGGCCCTCGCGCCCCTCATGGCCGAGGAGGTGGGCCAGGTCGAGGCCTACCGCCTGCTGGCCGCGGCCCTCGGCTCCGGCGACGCCGAGACCGCACGGGCCGCCGCCGAGCGCGTCCTGCGCCCCGCGACCGAGAGCCTGCTCACCGCCCTGGCCGCCCTCGAGGAGGAGCCCACATGA
- a CDS encoding DUF881 domain-containing protein, with protein MDDQPEPARDPERRGRTGGWAIGTVAVVLVSGLLFVASAQSSQGTDLRPGRYDDLAALTQEEADRAESLQERVAALTQEVKELTDQVDDDDVRRYQREAKALEAPAGLRAQRGPGVVVTLSDAPDDVVDATTGDQNLLVVHQQDIQAVVNAMWQGGATAVVLQGQRMVSTTGIKCEGNSVVIQGVPYPQPYVIEAVGDVGDLTGALADDDYLQIYREQSDDPTIDVGWELELEDEVKAPAYDGLLDLTYATPIAPSGAGGADQNDR; from the coding sequence GTGGACGATCAGCCCGAACCGGCGCGGGACCCGGAGCGCCGCGGCCGGACCGGGGGGTGGGCGATCGGCACCGTGGCGGTGGTGCTGGTCAGCGGTCTGCTGTTCGTGGCCAGTGCGCAGAGCAGCCAGGGCACCGACCTGCGGCCGGGGCGCTACGACGACCTGGCAGCGCTCACGCAGGAGGAGGCCGACCGCGCGGAGAGCCTGCAGGAGCGGGTCGCCGCGCTGACCCAGGAGGTCAAGGAGCTGACCGACCAGGTCGACGACGACGACGTGCGCCGCTACCAGCGCGAGGCCAAGGCCCTCGAGGCCCCGGCCGGGCTGCGGGCCCAGCGGGGCCCGGGCGTGGTGGTCACGCTGTCCGACGCCCCGGACGACGTGGTCGACGCGACGACCGGCGACCAGAACCTGCTGGTCGTGCACCAGCAGGACATCCAGGCCGTGGTCAACGCGATGTGGCAGGGCGGTGCCACCGCGGTGGTGCTGCAGGGCCAGCGCATGGTGTCGACCACCGGCATCAAGTGCGAGGGCAACTCCGTGGTCATCCAGGGCGTGCCCTACCCCCAGCCCTACGTCATCGAGGCGGTCGGCGACGTCGGCGACCTGACCGGCGCACTGGCCGACGACGACTACCTCCAGATCTACCGGGAGCAGTCCGACGACCCGACCATCGACGTCGGCTGGGAGCTGGAGCTCGAGGACGAGGTCAAGGCACCGGCGTACGACGGCCTGCTCGACCTCACCTACGCCACACCGATCGCGCCGTCCGGAGCGGGCGGCGCGGACCAGAACGACCGCTGA
- a CDS encoding DUF3817 domain-containing protein translates to MSGLVRAYRILAYVVGVLLAFGTVVFLLDELAADGSGLQQFGEDAGIVWLAHGWIYIVYLVVTFFLWRREGWSVPFVLLVVVAGLVPLLIFWVERQVMHKLRGEASPLERVADSAT, encoded by the coding sequence GTGAGCGGACTGGTCAGGGCCTACCGGATCTTGGCGTACGTCGTCGGCGTGCTGCTGGCCTTCGGGACCGTGGTGTTCCTGCTCGACGAGCTCGCCGCCGACGGCTCCGGCCTGCAGCAGTTCGGCGAGGACGCCGGCATCGTGTGGCTCGCCCACGGCTGGATCTACATCGTCTACCTCGTCGTCACCTTCTTCCTGTGGCGCCGCGAGGGCTGGAGCGTGCCGTTCGTCCTCCTGGTGGTGGTGGCCGGCCTCGTGCCGCTGCTGATCTTCTGGGTCGAGCGCCAGGTCATGCACAAGCTGCGCGGCGAGGCCTCCCCGCTCGAACGGGTGGCAGACTCCGCCACGTGA
- a CDS encoding SURF1 family protein: MPNALAPRYWGGHLLMVVAVVAALLLGLWQLDAWRERRADAARDLTQAQPEPLADVMGPDDPFPGRSVGQPVTVSGSWVPTGTVFVSGREHDGVDGYWMVTPLAVGDAGAPALPVVLGWVADPGQAPAPPQGTADLTGWLQPPEGTGDRDDDPTDDVLPQLRIADVVQRVDQDLYSAYAVAQDGVDGLPAADLAQLPDAGRFTAVRNLFYALEWWVFGGFAVFLWWRWVGELRAPPGEDPEEEDETEDRASTVAT, from the coding sequence GTGCCGAATGCCCTCGCCCCGCGGTACTGGGGCGGGCACCTGCTCATGGTCGTCGCCGTGGTCGCGGCCCTGCTCCTGGGCCTGTGGCAGCTCGACGCCTGGCGCGAGCGCCGGGCCGACGCGGCCCGCGACCTGACCCAGGCGCAACCGGAGCCGCTGGCCGACGTGATGGGACCGGACGACCCGTTCCCGGGCCGCTCGGTGGGGCAGCCGGTGACGGTGAGCGGCAGCTGGGTGCCGACGGGCACGGTCTTCGTGTCCGGTCGCGAGCACGACGGCGTGGACGGCTACTGGATGGTCACGCCGCTGGCCGTGGGCGACGCCGGCGCGCCGGCGCTGCCGGTGGTGCTCGGGTGGGTCGCCGACCCGGGCCAGGCGCCGGCGCCGCCGCAGGGCACGGCCGACCTCACCGGCTGGCTCCAGCCGCCGGAGGGCACGGGCGACCGCGACGACGACCCGACCGACGACGTGCTGCCGCAGCTGCGGATCGCTGACGTCGTGCAGCGGGTCGACCAGGACCTCTACTCGGCGTACGCCGTGGCGCAGGACGGGGTCGACGGCCTGCCCGCGGCCGACCTGGCTCAGCTGCCCGACGCCGGCCGGTTCACCGCGGTGCGCAACCTGTTCTACGCCCTGGAGTGGTGGGTCTTCGGGGGCTTCGCGGTCTTCTTGTGGTGGCGGTGGGTGGGGGAGCTCCGCGCGCCCCCGGGCGAGGACCCCGAGGAGGAGGACGAGACCGAGGACCGGGCCAGTACCGTGGCCACGTGA